A segment of the Sulfurovum indicum genome:
GGGTGGAAACTACTCTACTGAATGCATCCGAAACCCTTTGGAATGGATGTACTATCAGTCAGACTCCATTCAGCTGCGGGACATACATAAAAAATTTGGTACGCGTCCATTAAAGAATTTTCCGGTGACAAACATACTTTGGCATAAAGTATATCTGCCGTATATCAAGAAGATCAAACTCATAAGACCGCTTGACTATATGCCTTACCATAAAGAAGAAGCAACACAGTTTCTAGTGGATAATTTTGGTTATCAGCGTTACGCACAAAAGCATTTTGAATCACGGTTTACCAAATTTTACGAATCGTACTGGCTGCCGAAAAAATTTGGCTACGACACGAGAAAAGTCCAGTACTCCAGCCTAATCGTTACCGGACAGATGACAAGAGAAGAAGCATTGGTAAAGTTGAAAAATCCTGCCTATGATGAAGAGACCATTAATCAGGATTTCGAATATATCGCTACCAAGCTGGGGATCACTGTCAATGAATTGCAAAGCTATATGGATGCACCTAATAAAACCTATAAAGATTATAGAAATCAGATGGCGATATATGATATAGGTGCGAAAGTAATGCGAATGTTGGGTCTGGAGCGTGGAGGAAAGCGATGATAGCGATCGTTGACTATGGAGTAGGAAATATTAAAGCATTTGCCAATATTTATAAAAACTTGAATATCCCTTTTAAAGTGGCAAAATCCGAAGATGATCTGGAAGATGCAACCAAGATCATCTTACCCGGAGTCGGGTCGTTTGACCATGTGATGCAAAGTCTTAATGGTTCAGGTATGAGGGAAAAACTGGATAAACTTGTGTTGGACAAAAAACTGCCTGTTCTTGGTATTTGTGTCGGTCTTCAAATGTTGGCAAAGTCAAGTGACGAAGGAGAACTCGAGGGGTTAGGTTGGATAGATGCTCATGTTAGAAAGTTTGATGAGTCAAAACTGACAAAAACAACACCGCTTCCTCATATGGGATGGAACAGTATTAAAATAGTAAAAGATAATGCACTTTTGAAGGATCTGGATACAGAAGCACGGTTCTATTTTTTACATTCGTATTTTATAGAATGTAAGAATGAGAATGTAGTCGCTGCCACAGCAAGCTACAGTGAAACATTTACAAGCATGGTGCATCAAGACAATATTTACGGGATTCAACCGCATCCAGAGAAAAGCCATAAAAATGGTATTACATTACTTAAAAACTTTGGAGAACTCTAATGCTTTATCCAAGAATCATTCCATGCCTTTTGGTGCACAATAAAGGGCTTGTTAAAACCATTAAGTTTAAAGAGGGCAAATATGTCGGTGATCCTATCAATGCAGTGAAGATATTTAATGAAAAAGAGGTTGATGAACTGATGGTCTTGGACATCGACGCAACAGTAGAGGGGTGTGAACCCGACTATAAGATGATAGAAAACCTTGCCGTTGAGTGTAGGATGCCTTTGTGTTATGGAGGAGGGATAAAAACTGCCGAGCAAGCTGAAAAGATATTTAGCCTTGGTGTGGAAAAGATAGCTATCAGCTCTGCAGTAATCGATAATCCATCTATAGTAAAAGAGTTGGCACAAAAAGTAGGAACACAAAGTGTTGTTGTAGTCCTCGATGTTAAAAAGAAGATGTTTGGCGGATATGAAGTTGTGACTCATAACGCAACAAGGAAAACAGGGATTGACCCGGTGAAATTTACTAAAGAGTTGGAAGCGTTAGGTATTGGAGAGATTGTAATAAACTCTGTAGATAATGACGGCATAATGAAAGGTTATGATTTTAACATTATCGACAAAGTCAAAGAGATCGTTACAGTACCCATGACCGTACTTGGTGGAGCCGGTTCGTTGGATGATATGGGACAGGTAATAAAACGGCATGGAATTATCAGTGTTGCTGCGGGAAGCTTGTTTGTGTTTAAAGGGAAGTATAAAGCTGTTTTGATTAATTATCCGAAGCATGATGAAAAAGAAAAACTAATAAATGAAAATTACAAGGGAATAGAATGAAACAACTAATACAAAGCTTTAAAACAGGAGAACTTGGACTTTTTGATGTCCCCGCTCCGATCTGCCAGGAAAATGGTGCCTTGGTGCAAACAACAGTGAGTCTAGTGAGTGCAGGTACAGAGAAGATGTTGGTGGACTTTGCTAAGAAGTCGATGTTGGCAAAAGCTAAAGATAGACCTGACCTTGTAAAACAAGTTGTGGACAAGATGAAAAAAGAGGGTGTTAAAAACACACTTGAAAAAGTGTTTACTAAACTCGATACACCAATACCTCTTGGGTACTCTGCTGCCGGTCAAGTGATAGAAGTCGGTTCTAACATGAGTGGACTCAATGTAGGTGACAGAGTTGCTTGTGGTGGTGCTGGGTATGCAAACCATGCTGAGATCAATTATGTGCCTAAGAACCTGATGGTCAAAATACCTGACGAAGTGGATGACATCGATGCTTCGTTTGTCACTGTAGGGGCTATTGCACTTCAAGGTGTGCGCCAGACAGAACCAAAACTTGGTGAGAGAGTGGCGGTTATAGGACTTGGACTGCTTGGACAACTTACTGTTCAGCTTCTTAAAGCCAACGGCTGTAAAGTCATCGGTTCTGATGTTGACCCAGACAAGATAGCATTGGCTAAAAAATTGGGTGCTGACGAGACTTGTCATGCAGGAGATCTCATAGCCAAAGCCAATGAATTTTCTAACGGACATGGAGTAGATGCAGTCATCATCGCGGCTTCGACATCATCTAACCAACCTGTCATCGATGCAGCTGAGATCTCTCGTATGCGTGGTAGAGTCGTGTTCCTTGGTATGGTAGGAATGGACATTCCTCGTAACGACTACTACAAAAAAGAGATCGACCTGCGTTTGTCTATGGCCTATGGACCGGGACGTTATGACCCTGAGTATGAAGAGAAAGGACATGATTACCCCTTTGACCTGGTACGCTGGACAGAACAGCGTAACTTTGAAGCCTTTTTGGGACTCATAGAAGAGGGGAAGATCACCCCTAAAGAGCTCATCACCCATAGTTACGGCTTCGATGATGCCATGACCGCTTACGATCTGCTCGAAGGCAAGATACAGGAGAAGTACCTCGGTATTGTCTTGAAGTATAAAAAGGACATCAACCTCGACGAACACAAGATCGTTCAGCGCAGTGACAAGGCTGTGAGTGCTGACAAAGTCAATGTTGGGCTTATCGGTGCGGGGAACTTTACCAAATCTGTCATCTTACCGAATATGCAAAAAGTCGGTGGCTATGAACTGGTTGGTCTTTGTACAGCTACAGGAGTTAGCGCCCAAGGGACAGGTAAGAAGTATGACTTTAAGTACATCACGACAGACAGTGACGAGATCTTTAAAAACACTGAGATCAACTCTGTCTTTGTGACAACACAACACAATGACCACGCCCTAAAAGTCATCAAAGCTATGGAGAACCAAAAACATTGTTTTGTAGAGAAACCACTCTGCATCTATGAAGAGGAGCTTGAAGCCATTAAAGAAGCATATAACGGAAAATCCATCTTGCAGGTGGGCTTTAACCGACGTTTCTCACCAATGGTAGAGAAGATGAAAGTCAAACTTAACGGACCGGCCTCCATTAACTACCGTGTTAATGCCGGGATCATTCCTAAAGATATCTGGATACAGGACAGGACCATCGGCGGTGGGCGCATCATCGGTGAAGTGTGTCACTTCATCGATACCTGCTCTTACCTTGTAGATTCCGAAGTGGTGTCTGTGTATGCCGCAACGGTACAAAAAGATGACCAGTCTATCCCTGATGAGGACAACGTCAACATCACGTTGAAATATGCAAATGGAAGCACCGCGATCATTTCCTACTATGCCTATGGCGATACCTCTATGCCCAAAGAGCATATAGAGGCTTTTTGCAATGGAGTGAGCATGCAGATGACAGACTTCAGAGAACTCATCATCTACAGTGGCGGAAAGAAAGAGAAGATTAAAAGTGCTAATCAAGACAAAGGTTTCATGGGAGAGTTCAAAGCCTTTAAAGAATCTGTACAGAATGGGAGACCGGCGATACCATTTGAGAGCATCTATAATACGACGAAGACGACATTTAAGATCTTGGAATCGATTAGAAGAGGGAATGTAGAACAAGTTTAATGAAAAAGTTTATAAGACTCTTTAATACCGTTAAATACCTAAAGAGTATTCAGGTTTTTTATAGATTGTATTATTTCACACGAAGACGATGGAGAAATTTTAGAGGATTTCAGTACCCGTTGGCAATACCTGCGAATTCGGCAGCATTGATAATGGAACAATCAATACCAAGCTATAGTTCGATTGAGGAGAAAAGGTTTACTTTTTTAAATCTTTCTCATACTTTTGAACATAATATAGACTGGAATTTTTCGGAGTATGGGAAACTTTGGACTTATAATCTTACATATTTTGACTATTTGCAGCAAGATGATATGAACAAAGAGAGAGGTGTAGCACTGATCTATGAGTTTATAGATCAATCTACTTTGGTCAAAGATGGACTGGAACCCTTCCCCATCTCACTTCGTGGTATTAATTGGATAAAGTTCCTTACCCAGCATAACATCCGGGATCAAAAGATAGACGACAGTCTTTATGCCCAGTATATGATACTGTTGGATAATCTAGAGTACCATCTTCTGGGGAACCATCTACTTGAAAATGGTTTTTCTCTGTTTTTTGCTGCCTACTACTTTCAGGATAAAAAATTTTACGTAAAAGCCAAAGAGATATTACTTGCGGAATTGGAAGAACAAATACTCGATGACGGAGCACATTTCGAACTAAGCCCTATGTATCATCAGATCATACTGTTTAGAGTTTTGGATTGTTTGAACCTTCTTCAGAACAATCAGTGGATGGTTGATAGTCGATTGTTGATAGAGTTTTTGGTGGCTAAAGCTGTGAAAATGTTGGGATGGCTGAACGCCATAACCTTTGAAAATGGGGAGATCCCGT
Coding sequences within it:
- a CDS encoding N-acetyl sugar amidotransferase encodes the protein MSERKYQICTNCVMDTTDSKIIFDENGMCDHCQTFYHEIQPNWHPNEEGWKEITKIAENIKKEGEGKDFDCIIGMSGGIDSSYLVYLATEKLGLRPLVFHVDAGWNSDTAVHNIERIVDKLDLDLYTEVIDWEEMKDLQLAYFKAGVSNTDTPQDHAFFATMYKFAEQYDVKYILTGGNYSTECIRNPLEWMYYQSDSIQLRDIHKKFGTRPLKNFPVTNILWHKVYLPYIKKIKLIRPLDYMPYHKEEATQFLVDNFGYQRYAQKHFESRFTKFYESYWLPKKFGYDTRKVQYSSLIVTGQMTREEALVKLKNPAYDEETINQDFEYIATKLGITVNELQSYMDAPNKTYKDYRNQMAIYDIGAKVMRMLGLERGGKR
- the hisH gene encoding imidazole glycerol phosphate synthase subunit HisH; translated protein: MIAIVDYGVGNIKAFANIYKNLNIPFKVAKSEDDLEDATKIILPGVGSFDHVMQSLNGSGMREKLDKLVLDKKLPVLGICVGLQMLAKSSDEGELEGLGWIDAHVRKFDESKLTKTTPLPHMGWNSIKIVKDNALLKDLDTEARFYFLHSYFIECKNENVVAATASYSETFTSMVHQDNIYGIQPHPEKSHKNGITLLKNFGEL
- a CDS encoding AglZ/HisF2 family acetamidino modification protein is translated as MLYPRIIPCLLVHNKGLVKTIKFKEGKYVGDPINAVKIFNEKEVDELMVLDIDATVEGCEPDYKMIENLAVECRMPLCYGGGIKTAEQAEKIFSLGVEKIAISSAVIDNPSIVKELAQKVGTQSVVVVLDVKKKMFGGYEVVTHNATRKTGIDPVKFTKELEALGIGEIVINSVDNDGIMKGYDFNIIDKVKEIVTVPMTVLGGAGSLDDMGQVIKRHGIISVAAGSLFVFKGKYKAVLINYPKHDEKEKLINENYKGIE
- a CDS encoding bi-domain-containing oxidoreductase, producing the protein MKQLIQSFKTGELGLFDVPAPICQENGALVQTTVSLVSAGTEKMLVDFAKKSMLAKAKDRPDLVKQVVDKMKKEGVKNTLEKVFTKLDTPIPLGYSAAGQVIEVGSNMSGLNVGDRVACGGAGYANHAEINYVPKNLMVKIPDEVDDIDASFVTVGAIALQGVRQTEPKLGERVAVIGLGLLGQLTVQLLKANGCKVIGSDVDPDKIALAKKLGADETCHAGDLIAKANEFSNGHGVDAVIIAASTSSNQPVIDAAEISRMRGRVVFLGMVGMDIPRNDYYKKEIDLRLSMAYGPGRYDPEYEEKGHDYPFDLVRWTEQRNFEAFLGLIEEGKITPKELITHSYGFDDAMTAYDLLEGKIQEKYLGIVLKYKKDINLDEHKIVQRSDKAVSADKVNVGLIGAGNFTKSVILPNMQKVGGYELVGLCTATGVSAQGTGKKYDFKYITTDSDEIFKNTEINSVFVTTQHNDHALKVIKAMENQKHCFVEKPLCIYEEELEAIKEAYNGKSILQVGFNRRFSPMVEKMKVKLNGPASINYRVNAGIIPKDIWIQDRTIGGGRIIGEVCHFIDTCSYLVDSEVVSVYAATVQKDDQSIPDEDNVNITLKYANGSTAIISYYAYGDTSMPKEHIEAFCNGVSMQMTDFRELIIYSGGKKEKIKSANQDKGFMGEFKAFKESVQNGRPAIPFESIYNTTKTTFKILESIRRGNVEQV